Proteins from a single region of Phycisphaeraceae bacterium D3-23:
- a CDS encoding aminotransferase class V-fold PLP-dependent enzyme, which produces MIYLNNAATTWPKPEPVCKAIDDAVRNMSTPGRTHSAEGDDTANAMEDARKTIAGFLGIDNPSRFAMMPGCTYATNAAIQGLAWEHGDAAIISGLEHHASSRAIRLVAERRDISFHVSPYQVGSPLDLDYIEAKIKEGNIRVVICTMAANVTGEILPYAELTALCKRYGTTLLLDAAQSAGIIDFKVRDLDPDLMVFAGHKGMYGPTGIGGLYVKEGVQLAPFAVGGTGKDSGRHPMSGKMPSEFEVGTHNAIGIAGLAAGVKWLEENGVTKVRKHEMALTLRFIDGLDDVPGAHVYGTKDCDQKVAVVSCNFKGRDPKDVAAYLSEKHEVATRAGYHCSPLAHETIGTLPGPGTIRFGFGYFNTEDEVDQVLNHLKAMEAVGV; this is translated from the coding sequence GTGATCTATCTGAATAATGCCGCGACGACCTGGCCCAAGCCCGAGCCGGTGTGCAAGGCGATCGACGACGCGGTGCGGAACATGTCGACCCCCGGCCGAACGCACTCGGCCGAAGGTGACGACACGGCCAACGCGATGGAAGACGCCCGCAAGACCATCGCCGGTTTCCTCGGCATCGACAACCCGTCGCGCTTCGCCATGATGCCCGGCTGCACGTACGCCACCAACGCCGCGATCCAGGGGCTCGCCTGGGAGCACGGCGACGCGGCGATTATCTCCGGGCTCGAACACCACGCCTCCTCCCGCGCAATCCGGCTGGTGGCCGAGCGGCGCGACATCTCGTTCCACGTCTCGCCCTACCAGGTCGGCAGCCCGCTCGACCTCGACTACATCGAAGCGAAGATCAAGGAAGGCAACATCCGCGTCGTCATCTGCACGATGGCGGCGAACGTGACAGGCGAGATCTTGCCGTACGCCGAGCTGACCGCGCTGTGCAAGCGGTACGGGACGACGCTGCTGCTGGATGCGGCCCAGTCGGCGGGGATCATCGACTTCAAGGTCCGCGACCTGGACCCCGACCTCATGGTCTTCGCCGGGCACAAGGGGATGTACGGCCCGACGGGCATCGGCGGGCTGTATGTGAAGGAAGGTGTACAGCTCGCGCCGTTCGCGGTGGGCGGGACGGGCAAGGACTCGGGCCGGCACCCGATGTCGGGCAAGATGCCCAGCGAGTTCGAGGTCGGCACGCACAACGCCATCGGCATCGCGGGCCTCGCGGCGGGCGTGAAGTGGCTCGAAGAGAACGGCGTCACGAAAGTCCGCAAGCACGAGATGGCGCTGACGCTGCGCTTCATCGATGGGCTCGACGACGTGCCGGGCGCGCATGTCTACGGCACGAAAGACTGCGACCAGAAAGTCGCGGTGGTTTCTTGCAACTTTAAGGGGCGCGACCCGAAGGATGTCGCGGCGTACTTGTCCGAGAAGCACGAGGTCGCGACACGGGCCGGGTACCACTGCTCGCCGCTCGCGCACGAGACGATCGGCACCCTGCCGGGCCCGGGCACGATCCGCTTCGGCTTCGGGTACTTCAACACCGAGGACGAGGTCGACCAGGTGCTCAACCATCTCAAAGCGATGGAGGCGGTGGGGGTGTGA
- a CDS encoding phosphotransferase — MQTISQDPYETLIDAATVLSQDAHGPKVYALADGTVLKLFRHKRLLSSSRVWPYAKRFELAAKALAKRGIPCVQVIKVARVPHLKRDMVVYTYLAGETLRAMLVDAMAANDTAARDALLEQHAAFLAKLHQARIYFRAVHFNNVIVTPDNTLGLIDISEVWPFPFPLNPLQRARNLRPMLKYDEDRAALTGYGLKRFVNDYLTHAQLTPPSKLLFNAWVAGFHRGKA; from the coding sequence GTGCAGACGATCAGCCAGGACCCATACGAGACGCTCATCGACGCCGCCACCGTCCTCTCCCAGGACGCCCACGGCCCCAAGGTCTACGCGCTCGCCGACGGCACCGTCCTCAAGCTCTTCCGCCACAAACGCCTGCTCTCCAGCTCCCGCGTCTGGCCCTACGCCAAACGCTTCGAGCTCGCCGCCAAAGCGCTCGCCAAGCGCGGCATCCCCTGCGTCCAAGTCATCAAGGTCGCCCGCGTCCCGCACCTCAAACGCGACATGGTCGTCTACACCTACCTCGCCGGCGAGACCCTCCGCGCCATGCTCGTCGACGCGATGGCAGCCAACGACACCGCCGCCCGCGACGCGCTGCTCGAGCAGCACGCCGCCTTCCTCGCCAAGCTCCACCAAGCGCGCATCTACTTCCGCGCTGTCCACTTCAACAACGTCATCGTCACCCCCGACAACACCCTCGGCCTCATCGATATCTCCGAGGTCTGGCCCTTCCCCTTCCCCCTTAACCCCCTCCAGCGCGCCCGAAACCTCCGCCCCATGCTCAAGTACGACGAAGACCGCGCCGCCCTCACCGGCTACGGCCTCAAACGCTTCGTCAACGACTACCTCACCCACGCCCAGCTCACCCCCCCGAGCAAACTCCTCTTCAACGCCTGGGTCGCCGGCTTCCACCGCGGCAAGGCGTAG
- a CDS encoding sigma-70 family RNA polymerase sigma factor, with product MSVTPETILKLMLRERIRLVAYITTIVGDRHHAEDLFQDLSVEALKKAETINDEDHLLGWLRTGARFRAIDHLRRQAARPLSFSPELAQKLDAAWEAAPRDDATDQIDALRDCLDELTPRAKKMVELRYQDGLTGTELAERVKRTPNAVYIAIADP from the coding sequence ATGTCCGTCACCCCCGAAACCATCCTGAAGCTGATGCTCCGCGAGCGGATCCGCCTTGTGGCCTACATCACCACGATCGTCGGGGACCGGCACCACGCCGAGGATTTGTTCCAAGACCTCTCGGTCGAGGCGTTGAAGAAGGCCGAGACGATCAACGACGAAGACCACCTCCTGGGCTGGCTCCGTACCGGTGCCCGGTTCCGCGCGATCGACCACCTACGTCGGCAGGCGGCCCGGCCGCTGTCGTTCTCGCCCGAACTGGCCCAGAAGCTTGACGCCGCGTGGGAAGCCGCCCCGCGGGATGACGCGACCGACCAGATCGATGCGCTTCGGGATTGCCTCGATGAGCTGACACCGCGTGCGAAGAAGATGGTCGAGCTGCGTTATCAGGACGGCCTCACCGGCACCGAGCTGGCCGAACGCGTGAAACGGACACCCAACGCCGTGTACATCGCTATCGCGGATCCATAA
- a CDS encoding FecR family protein, with protein sequence MSDAATPPPAGPLSEDAFRALCLRYHAGEIDARGFEELCAELDASDERRAVFVETAMQAEAMHQVYDHAAAEQTAAELGIADDDEFDIMSEVVASALAERRKHELEDEANRQLAAQLAEDARNRRFELRRNAAPEPVKRVVVMPKAVVWLGAAAVLGLLATVITLLNPSTPSNTPSRADSERTPTSRSTAPPVLATLVYSLDARWADDADAWSGRLGLRQGEHRLAEGLVEIELADGVRVVLEAPVAFTLTGTNAMELAQGRLVAHVPPSGYGFSVDTPTARIVDYGTEFGVETDGYRATQVHVFRGEVRAASRVEGVVVGEPRPVMAQQAAVIDAGGASITLVDFDEASFERRVAKRLDLADMIVGGDGTTGRRDIGIHPLTGAIARGIGSAPNAMIMLGTGEARPVPGSPFVARVFIPSTHGSLSGLPAGLDLPGLPRTNGVGFGLLWCGEQLPAESPNPATPVTNNIVGYDFDGPDHQSLIMHANVGLVIDLDAIRDANPGMRIASVSAVIGNTAGQNPADPALPLRTEFLVLLDNDLVAHERFASTDPARRHAAELDIEIAQGQRYLTLVSADAGDQNHRDWLVVGDPIIFLEPIP encoded by the coding sequence ATGAGCGACGCCGCCACCCCTCCCCCTGCGGGCCCGCTGTCCGAGGACGCCTTTCGTGCGCTGTGCCTGCGGTACCACGCCGGTGAGATTGACGCCCGTGGGTTTGAGGAGTTGTGCGCCGAGCTGGACGCCAGCGACGAACGCCGGGCGGTTTTTGTCGAGACCGCGATGCAGGCCGAGGCGATGCACCAGGTCTACGACCACGCCGCCGCCGAGCAGACCGCGGCCGAGCTCGGCATCGCGGACGACGATGAATTTGACATCATGAGCGAGGTGGTCGCGTCCGCACTTGCAGAGCGCAGAAAGCATGAGCTGGAAGATGAGGCCAACCGCCAACTCGCAGCGCAGCTGGCGGAGGACGCCCGCAACCGGCGGTTTGAGTTGCGGCGTAACGCGGCCCCCGAGCCCGTGAAGCGGGTGGTCGTGATGCCCAAGGCCGTGGTCTGGCTTGGAGCTGCTGCTGTTCTTGGGTTGCTTGCGACCGTGATCACACTGTTGAATCCGTCGACGCCCTCCAACACGCCGTCCAGGGCGGACTCTGAGCGCACGCCCACCTCACGCTCCACCGCGCCCCCGGTGCTGGCGACCCTTGTCTATTCCCTGGACGCACGCTGGGCGGACGACGCCGACGCATGGAGCGGCCGTCTGGGGCTGCGGCAAGGTGAGCACCGCTTGGCTGAAGGGCTGGTCGAGATCGAGCTGGCCGATGGCGTCCGGGTAGTCCTCGAAGCCCCTGTCGCTTTTACGCTGACAGGGACCAACGCGATGGAACTGGCCCAAGGCCGGCTCGTTGCCCATGTCCCGCCGTCGGGCTACGGATTTTCGGTCGATACACCCACGGCCCGGATCGTGGACTACGGCACGGAGTTTGGGGTCGAAACCGATGGCTATCGCGCGACGCAGGTCCATGTGTTCCGTGGCGAGGTCCGTGCGGCGTCCCGTGTCGAGGGCGTGGTGGTTGGGGAGCCCCGGCCGGTCATGGCTCAGCAGGCTGCGGTGATCGACGCCGGGGGGGCGTCGATCACCCTTGTTGATTTTGATGAGGCGTCGTTTGAACGGCGGGTCGCGAAGCGGCTCGATTTGGCGGACATGATCGTCGGCGGCGACGGAACCACCGGCCGCCGCGACATCGGCATCCACCCGCTGACGGGCGCAATCGCCCGCGGGATCGGCTCGGCCCCCAACGCCATGATCATGCTCGGCACCGGGGAGGCCCGCCCGGTCCCGGGCAGCCCATTTGTCGCCCGCGTCTTCATCCCCAGCACACACGGCTCTCTCTCCGGCCTGCCGGCAGGCCTTGATCTGCCCGGCCTGCCAAGAACCAACGGGGTCGGCTTCGGGCTGCTGTGGTGTGGCGAACAACTCCCCGCCGAATCGCCCAACCCGGCAACGCCGGTCACAAACAACATTGTCGGCTACGATTTCGACGGCCCCGACCACCAGTCACTCATCATGCACGCCAACGTCGGCCTCGTGATCGACCTTGACGCGATCCGCGACGCCAATCCCGGCATGCGTATCGCCAGCGTTTCAGCCGTGATTGGGAATACGGCCGGGCAAAACCCCGCAGACCCGGCCTTGCCGCTCCGGACCGAGTTCTTGGTCTTACTGGACAATGACCTTGTGGCCCACGAACGCTTCGCTTCAACCGACCCGGCGAGACGACACGCCGCCGAGTTGGACATCGAGATCGCCCAAGGACAACGTTACCTCACGCTGGTTAGTGCCGACGCCGGTGACCAGAACCACCGCGACTGGCTGGTCGTTGGCGACCCGATCATTTTTCTGGAACCGATCCCCTGA
- a CDS encoding PEP-CTERM sorting domain-containing protein, with the protein MMTRTLLASLVAVGLAGASHAAIVTYTAGDINGGVLTTTSFTDGDITLTPFVNGVQTTFNDNVTRLGIVGGSNNNAFTDPDTDPGNGNEETLEFIFSATSGLTGFDWDFARADGPGANDGVFISGFTADPGATLGGPGAVSANPNTVSYDAGTGTLQIDITGANFGGNVDSIAFSNPGASAGQTLTLVATDTTQSGAQLPIRSISFENQVPEPGSLALLGLGGLMIARRRRG; encoded by the coding sequence ATGATGACTCGTACCCTTCTCGCTTCGCTCGTAGCCGTTGGCCTCGCCGGCGCATCCCACGCCGCAATCGTCACCTATACCGCAGGTGACATTAACGGTGGCGTATTGACCACGACGTCGTTTACCGACGGCGACATCACCCTGACCCCGTTTGTCAACGGCGTTCAAACCACCTTCAATGACAATGTCACGCGGCTTGGCATCGTCGGCGGCTCGAACAACAACGCCTTCACGGATCCTGACACTGATCCTGGCAACGGCAACGAAGAGACGCTGGAGTTCATCTTCTCGGCGACCTCCGGCCTGACCGGCTTCGACTGGGACTTTGCACGTGCAGATGGGCCCGGTGCCAACGACGGTGTGTTCATCTCCGGATTTACAGCCGACCCCGGTGCGACGCTCGGTGGCCCTGGCGCGGTATCGGCCAACCCCAACACTGTTTCCTACGACGCGGGTACCGGCACGCTTCAGATCGACATCACTGGAGCAAACTTCGGTGGTAACGTCGACTCGATCGCGTTCTCCAACCCCGGCGCCAGCGCTGGCCAGACCCTGACGCTTGTCGCGACCGACACGACTCAGTCCGGTGCTCAGTTACCAATCCGTTCAATCTCCTTCGAGAACCAGGTTCCCGAGCCCGGCTCGCTGGCCTTGCTGGGCCTCGGCGGCCTGATGATCGCACGCCGTCGTCGTGGCTAA
- a CDS encoding DUF1559 domain-containing protein: MLKRGFTLIELLVVISIIALLIAILLPALGMARASARAAVCMSNFRQIGIAQMVYVQDYHYYPPSWDLATGEVYWMASLREYTEGSEDIFFCPSAVAEAKWSKQLGSGQSAEWGYVDDEVRQRTGPGNSDPFSYGMNNGGSHDGFLPPLGLNHSINQPFVLFEETVSPSEFICYGDTSVDGVYDHFIDEDVPGEYPDPRHVGGVCNILYADGHAAPERQDDLIDPTNSSPDIRRRWNNDNQPH, from the coding sequence ATGCTAAAACGCGGTTTTACTCTGATTGAATTGCTAGTCGTGATTTCAATCATCGCGCTGTTGATTGCGATCCTGCTGCCGGCACTCGGCATGGCACGAGCGTCGGCACGGGCGGCGGTGTGCATGAGCAACTTCCGCCAAATCGGGATTGCGCAGATGGTCTACGTCCAGGATTACCACTACTACCCGCCAAGTTGGGACTTGGCGACCGGCGAAGTCTATTGGATGGCATCGCTCCGTGAATATACCGAAGGCAGCGAGGACATCTTCTTCTGCCCAAGCGCGGTCGCCGAGGCCAAGTGGTCCAAGCAGCTGGGCTCGGGTCAGTCTGCCGAATGGGGGTATGTAGACGACGAGGTCCGGCAGCGCACCGGCCCGGGCAACTCTGACCCGTTCAGCTACGGGATGAACAACGGCGGCTCACACGACGGGTTCCTGCCCCCACTGGGTCTCAACCACAGCATCAATCAACCCTTTGTGTTGTTTGAAGAAACGGTGAGCCCGTCCGAGTTCATCTGCTATGGCGATACCTCCGTCGATGGCGTATACGACCATTTCATTGATGAAGACGTACCCGGCGAGTATCCCGACCCACGCCATGTCGGCGGCGTCTGCAACATTCTTTATGCCGACGGGCATGCCGCGCCCGAGCGGCAGGACGACCTGATCGACCCGACCAACTCATCCCCCGACATCCGACGCCGCTGGAACAACGATAACCAGCCGCACTAA
- a CDS encoding prepilin-type N-terminal cleavage/methylation domain-containing protein: MSDLDFEPFCKECTMLKRGFTLIELLVVISIIALLIAILLPALGAARKSARLMQNATQVRGQQQGLVIFGQENKGYYPGINSKGDLFIAAADNISDKPGNMVQARFALLLEGDFISADYLISPAENNEEYVHEPYSTGSGSSFRSNNYSYAMLELGNVHPRFQNETTIGYHRTREWNTENISSTVIVIGDRLLSYDPSPFVLENYRNIHNGDGGKYIASQVFNDGHAETISTFITETEYNGYANDRDNVYARQDDPFGNTQSPVSPGGVNTANCMLIAKNAFVVFKSDGIIE; the protein is encoded by the coding sequence GTGAGCGATCTCGACTTCGAACCCTTTTGTAAAGAATGCACCATGCTGAAACGCGGATTCACACTCATCGAACTGCTCGTCGTCATCTCGATTATTGCGCTGTTGATTGCGATCTTGCTGCCGGCCTTAGGCGCTGCCCGTAAGTCGGCGCGGCTGATGCAGAACGCAACGCAGGTGCGCGGCCAGCAACAGGGGCTCGTGATCTTTGGCCAAGAAAACAAGGGCTACTACCCCGGGATCAATTCCAAGGGCGACCTGTTCATCGCTGCCGCAGACAACATCTCGGATAAGCCCGGCAACATGGTGCAGGCCCGCTTTGCACTCCTCCTGGAAGGCGATTTTATCTCTGCCGATTACCTCATCAGCCCGGCAGAGAACAACGAGGAGTATGTCCACGAGCCTTACAGTACCGGCAGTGGCTCCTCGTTCCGCAGCAACAACTACTCCTACGCCATGCTTGAGCTAGGCAATGTCCATCCGAGGTTTCAGAACGAGACCACGATAGGCTACCACCGAACACGCGAATGGAACACGGAAAACATCAGCAGCACCGTGATCGTGATCGGCGACCGCCTGCTCTCCTACGACCCCAGCCCGTTTGTCCTGGAAAACTACCGCAATATACATAACGGCGACGGCGGGAAGTACATCGCCTCGCAGGTCTTTAACGATGGACACGCCGAAACCATCAGTACCTTTATCACAGAGACGGAATACAACGGGTACGCCAACGACCGCGACAACGTCTATGCACGGCAGGACGACCCGTTCGGCAACACGCAGAGCCCAGTCTCGCCGGGGGGTGTCAACACTGCAAACTGCATGTTGATCGCCAAGAATGCGTTTGTCGTGTTCAAATCAGACGGCATCATCGAGTAG
- a CDS encoding prepilin-type N-terminal cleavage/methylation domain-containing protein yields the protein MYPRRHAFTLIELLVVISIIALLIAILLPALGAARRSAAKMKNSVSLRSLHQAQSTYAVDNNGYYTGLFPDGSVKTTIDLENEFGTGTGSFFFQNGTSVLPRFAILADGDYVAYEHIVSTQDTDREAWDGNTTFTHRNLSYAALDISVAGSSSRQAWRNDGDSRTPIFSDRSTSIAPTNIGSSLWDSDQWEGGVTWNDGHATFEPEPVVGTTSLGGETIEDDNLIDEATSDNGESPGSHVRMIKFNENFTNIAYPGGFLP from the coding sequence ATGTACCCACGCCGACATGCTTTTACACTAATCGAACTCCTGGTGGTCATCTCGATCATCGCACTCCTCATCGCGATCCTGCTGCCTGCGCTGGGTGCGGCCCGGCGGTCGGCCGCGAAGATGAAGAACTCGGTCAGTCTCCGCTCACTACACCAGGCCCAGTCGACATACGCCGTCGATAACAACGGCTACTACACCGGTCTGTTCCCTGACGGCAGCGTCAAGACGACGATCGACTTGGAAAACGAATTTGGCACGGGCACAGGTAGTTTTTTCTTTCAGAACGGCACCTCAGTCCTGCCTCGTTTCGCGATCCTCGCAGATGGAGATTATGTCGCCTACGAACATATCGTCAGTACGCAGGACACCGACCGTGAGGCGTGGGACGGCAATACCACATTCACGCACAGAAACCTCTCGTATGCGGCGCTGGATATCTCGGTCGCCGGCTCATCCTCCCGCCAGGCCTGGCGCAACGACGGAGACAGCCGTACCCCCATCTTCTCCGACCGCAGCACTTCAATCGCGCCGACCAACATCGGCAGCAGTCTGTGGGACAGTGACCAGTGGGAGGGCGGGGTGACTTGGAACGACGGTCACGCCACATTTGAGCCCGAGCCGGTTGTCGGTACAACCTCCTTGGGGGGTGAGACGATTGAAGACGACAACCTGATCGACGAGGCCACCAGCGACAACGGCGAATCGCCCGGTTCACACGTCCGAATGATCAAGTTCAACGAGAACTTTACGAACATTGCGTACCCCGGAGGCTTCCTGCCTTAG
- a CDS encoding sulfatase-like hydrolase/transferase → MRVLSLALLLAFISPLANAQADNPPNVVLFMVDDFGWTDWQYDAVLNPTGSMLYETPNMLRLAQHGVNFTNAYSANAVCSPSRAAVITGKDPARIRITDWIPGGNWQHPTLQDPSDWDVTLNDSETTLAEALQENGYDTVFIGKWHLGTNGSDAANPFQNGFDVNIAGGHRGNPGNFFAGDDRSFNLPGMASNYQPSAYLPDVLSSDAIRYLQERPSRNETDPFFLYMSHYAVHTPIQAPAATVQYYQNKLDAGGDFGEHDHATYAAMVHHVDLALGRLMDELEAQGILDETLIILASDNGGLWAAQGDPTSNAPLRAGKGSWYEGGIRTPLIVAWPGNNAFVQGVLCDDVIIGHDIYTTVLELTGTQGSPAHNASTDGVSFAPGLCGEQHDRGTTFWHYPHIADQDHASELVSGGTYLTAARSGDWKLMYFYADQSWELYNLSEDLGETTNLAGEHPDIVATLGQEIVDYLIEIDAQLPVDQATGEPVAPPSIDQLGLGDIDSDSVSNHGDVEIHLANSAADPDDYLAPLAEELRKTWPDNRTVNIVCHGHSVPAGYFQTPRVDTFNSYPHLMHVGLNERYPNAVINVIVTAIGGEASPAGAARFEREVLNHDPDLLLIDYALNDRGQGLERSEAAWREMIEAALERNIPMILLTPTAALRADLADPDDPLNQHAELVRALAKEYGVALVDSYAGFKQHVADGGDLLELMSHGVHPNRAGHDLVAQRLLCWFPSE, encoded by the coding sequence ATGCGCGTCCTGTCACTCGCCTTGCTCTTGGCGTTCATCTCACCCCTCGCCAATGCCCAGGCCGACAACCCGCCCAACGTCGTGCTGTTCATGGTCGATGACTTTGGCTGGACCGACTGGCAGTACGACGCCGTACTCAACCCGACCGGCAGCATGCTGTACGAGACGCCCAACATGCTGCGTCTTGCGCAGCACGGGGTGAACTTCACCAACGCCTACTCCGCGAATGCCGTGTGCTCGCCCTCCCGCGCGGCTGTGATAACGGGGAAAGACCCCGCCCGAATACGCATCACCGACTGGATCCCCGGCGGCAACTGGCAGCACCCCACCCTGCAAGACCCGAGCGATTGGGACGTCACGCTGAACGACAGCGAAACTACACTGGCCGAAGCGCTCCAAGAGAATGGCTATGACACCGTGTTTATTGGGAAATGGCACCTCGGGACGAACGGGAGTGACGCCGCGAACCCCTTTCAGAACGGATTCGATGTCAACATCGCTGGCGGACACCGCGGAAATCCGGGAAACTTCTTCGCGGGCGATGATCGCAGCTTCAACCTGCCCGGCATGGCATCGAACTATCAGCCAAGTGCTTATCTTCCCGATGTACTATCTTCGGACGCGATCCGATACCTTCAGGAACGGCCTTCAAGGAACGAAACCGACCCATTCTTTCTGTACATGTCACACTATGCAGTGCACACGCCGATCCAGGCCCCGGCCGCCACGGTCCAGTACTACCAGAACAAGCTGGACGCCGGAGGAGACTTTGGGGAACATGATCATGCCACCTACGCCGCGATGGTCCACCACGTCGATCTGGCGCTAGGCAGACTGATGGATGAGCTTGAGGCGCAGGGGATACTCGATGAGACCCTGATTATCCTTGCGTCCGACAATGGCGGGCTCTGGGCCGCACAGGGTGACCCGACTTCAAACGCCCCGCTCCGAGCCGGGAAAGGCAGCTGGTACGAGGGCGGAATCCGAACACCATTGATCGTCGCGTGGCCCGGCAACAACGCTTTCGTGCAGGGTGTTCTCTGCGACGATGTCATCATCGGCCACGATATCTACACAACCGTTCTTGAACTCACCGGCACCCAAGGCAGCCCGGCACATAACGCAAGCACAGACGGCGTCAGCTTTGCGCCGGGCTTGTGTGGTGAACAGCACGATCGTGGCACAACCTTCTGGCACTACCCGCATATTGCCGACCAGGACCATGCAAGCGAACTTGTATCGGGCGGAACCTATCTGACGGCCGCAAGGTCGGGTGACTGGAAGCTCATGTACTTTTATGCTGACCAGTCCTGGGAGCTATACAACCTCTCCGAAGACCTCGGCGAGACGACAAACCTCGCAGGGGAACACCCCGATATCGTCGCAACGCTCGGCCAGGAGATCGTTGATTACCTGATTGAGATCGACGCACAACTCCCGGTTGATCAGGCGACAGGTGAGCCCGTCGCACCGCCTAGTATCGACCAGCTCGGCCTGGGTGACATCGACAGCGACAGCGTTTCCAACCATGGTGATGTCGAAATCCACTTGGCAAACAGCGCAGCCGATCCCGACGATTACCTCGCTCCACTGGCTGAGGAGTTGAGGAAGACCTGGCCCGACAACCGTACAGTCAATATCGTCTGCCACGGCCACAGTGTGCCTGCGGGCTACTTCCAGACACCGCGGGTCGATACGTTCAACAGCTATCCCCACCTGATGCATGTAGGCCTGAATGAGCGGTACCCCAACGCCGTTATCAATGTCATCGTGACTGCGATCGGCGGGGAAGCATCTCCCGCAGGCGCAGCGCGCTTCGAGCGGGAGGTCTTGAACCATGACCCCGACCTGTTACTGATTGATTACGCATTGAACGACCGGGGCCAGGGGCTCGAACGATCCGAGGCAGCTTGGCGTGAGATGATCGAGGCCGCGTTAGAGCGCAACATCCCAATGATTCTGCTGACGCCAACCGCGGCGCTCCGCGCGGACTTGGCCGACCCTGATGACCCTCTAAACCAGCACGCCGAACTGGTCCGAGCCCTCGCGAAAGAGTACGGCGTCGCGTTGGTGGATAGCTACGCCGGCTTCAAGCAGCACGTCGCGGACGGCGGGGACTTACTGGAACTCATGAGCCATGGTGTGCATCCCAACCGGGCCGGCCACGATCTCGTTGCCCAGCGCCTGCTGTGTTGGTTCCCGTCGGAGTAA